The Vibrio agarivorans genome contains the following window.
TCTAATAGGCGTTTAATCATGATAGGCACCTACCTAAAATTGTTACTGGCTTGATAGCGGAATTTAAGGAAATTTTGCGCATTGCTTAAGATCTGGAACGCATCTTTGAGGTTTCGACGTTCAAAGTCAGACAGGTTGTCTGGTTCGATGTTGTTGTCAGCTTCAATACCATGTTCAACATCAAGTGCTTGGTGGCGAATGCGAACCATGCAGATAAACTCCATCGCATCACGTAAATCTTTGGCTCGCCCTTTGGGTAAGATGTTTGCATCGATAATGTCGTCGAGACGCTCGAAGGAGTTTTTAGCCCTAGAGCCCACAGCCATAGCATGAACACGAATGAGATCGGCAAGCGGGGCGGTGCCACGACGTTTTAAGTTGATAGAGTTCTTGTGTTGGCCGTCTTTCTCCATAACAAAACCCTGGAAAAAGCCGAGTGGCGGCGTGCGATTCAGCGCATTACGTGCAAGGCAGGCCAAGAAGCGATTGTTCTTTCGGGCGCGACGAACAATGAATCCGTTGAGTTGTTCTGCCCACTTTAAGCGACCATAGACACCATCGAGGTCGAAGAAGATAGAAGCGTTGAGTAGCGCTTTTGGATTTGGATCATCGATCCAGTTAGCAAAACACGCCTCCCACTCGCGACGCGTCATACGCCATTCAGGGTTTGTGGCCATAATGTCACCAGTGCAGTAACTGTAGCCGCACTTGTCGAGGGCATCACAGATAAATTTGGCGAACTTCTCGAAGTACTCTCCGTGTTTCTCTTTCTCAAAGCTGTCATCTAAGATAATGGCATTATCTTGGTCTGTGACAATAAGCTGCTCGTCGCGGCCCATAGAACCAAGCGCTAAGAAACAATATGGGATAGGGGCGTTACCCAACTCTTCTTCAGCAAGCTCAATAATTCGCTGTTTAAACGAACGGCCTATAACTGACATGGCACTGCCCACCATGTGCGAGTTAGCATCTTCATTGACCATGCGCACGAAACTATCTTTTACTTGTTCAGACAGTGCGGCGAGATCTTCAATAGTTTGTTGCTGGAAGATACTACTTACTAGTAGCAGTGAGTTTTGTGATTCATAGCGGATGATATCGGTAGTCTCGATCACGCCAATCGGTTTTCTATCTTTTAGCACTGGCAGGTGATGAACGTTGTAACGTAGCATCGTTAGCATCGCTTCATAAACGTAAGCGTTGTGATCAAGTGACACCAGTTCGGTTGTCATTACAGTATCAAGTGGCGCCTGAGGGTCTAAACCAGCGGCTAACACACGAGTACAAAGGTCTCGGTCGGTAATAATACCAATTAGTTGAGAGCGATCTTCTTCGTCATCATCAGGAATGTTTGGATCCATGATTAACAGTGAGGAGACGGCCTGGTCGGCCATCATGACGGCCGCTGCTTGAATTGTTTCATCACGCATAATCTGAGGCACATCACCGGTTAAAAGTGAACGAACCTTTGCTGTCGTTAGGTCGTTCTCTTCGTTCGAGACAGAGATGGCGTTGCGAAGGCGTCGCTTATCATCAATCTCGACAAAATCCGCAAAGCCATCAAACTCATCATAAAGCTCTTGGAAGATGGGCTCTGGAATACAGTAAACCAAGGTATCTTCAATCGCTTTGACCGGGAAGCGCACTTTGTTGTTGGTTAATAACCCCATTTGACCAAACATATCGCCTTCATCAAGACGATTGTAGAGCTCACCTTTGCGGCGATATACCTCGACAACGCCAGTTCTTACGACATAAAGGTCATGGATAGGATCGCCAAAGTGGATGATGGGGGTGTCAGCTCGAAAGTAGGAGATCTCGACATGTTTAGTGACATGTTGCATGACCTCTTCTGGCAGTTCGTCAAAAGGGGGATGAATGGATAAAAAACTTTGAATTTCGAGCAGCTCAACTTCCATGAACCTTCCTTCTGTGACGCGATAATGATTTTATTCATATAAAGCGTAGCATGTTAGCTAAGGTATTCACTGATGTATAGCGTGTCGCAGGCTAGTCTATTGATTTTTATGCCATGCTGGCTTTGATTGTTGAAATAATTGGCAATGAGCAAACGTGTTAAGTTACCCATTTTAGGGCGAAAAAAAAGACCAGAAATGAACTGGTCTTATCGTTTGCAATGAACAGCAGCAGTGCGTGTTGCTATTTGTCGCTTTGTGTCGTCTTTGGTTTGAATTTTCTTACCTGTTTATGGCGAGGGTTCTTGCTCACAGGCTTATTACCACGACGCTTACTCGATGAGCGTTGTCCATCTGCATGCTCAGGCTTGTCTGCATTCATCTGCGCTGTCTTTGGCTTCTTCGGCTTTTTCGGTTTCTTTGGTTTGGTAGGACGAGTATCTAATACCGATTCAGGCACTTCGTTAACCGCTTTGTATTCAGGGTGTTCTTTGCGTGGCAAGAGTTTTTGAATAAGGCGTTCTATTGCAAACAGCTCACTCACTTCATCATTACATACTAGCGATACCGCTTCGCCCACAGCACCCGCACGGCCCGTACGACCGATTCGGTGAACGTAATCGGCTGCGACATGGGGTAAATCGAAGTTAACGACATAAGGCAGGTGAGAAATGTCGATGCCACGCGCGGCGATATCCGTCGCGACTAAGGTACTAATTTCACCATTTTTGAAACCTTCAAGTGCACGTGTGCGAGCGCCTTGGCTCTTATTGCCGTGAATGGCAGCTGATGAGATACCTTGTTTATCCAAGTGAAAACTTAATCGGTTTGCGCCGTGCTTAGTGCGAGCAAAAATCAACACCTGCTTCCAGTTATTCTCTTTGATGAGGCTAACAAGCAGTGGTGCTTTTTTACGCTTGTCTGTGGTGTAGATACACTGTTCAACGGTTTCTGCCGTGGTGTTTCTTGGGCTAACAGAAATTTCAACAGGGTCATTGACAAGCTCTTTGGCAAGCGCGCGGATTTCGTCAGAAAAAGTCGCAGAAAACAGTAGGTTCTGACGTTGTTTAGGTAACAAAGCGAGAATCTTTTTGATATCACGAATAAACCCCATATCGAGCATACGATCCGCTTCATCAAGAACTAACACTTCAAGCTGTTCAAACTTAATCGCATTTTGTTGATAAAGGTCGAGTAGACGACCTGGCGTTGCGACTAAGACATCGACACCGTTTCTAAGTGCCATCATCTGCGGGTTAATCTTAACCCCACCAAAAACTACCGTAGATTTAAGGTCAGTATAGCGGCTGTACTTAAAGGCGTTTTCTTGAACCTGAGCGGCCAGTTCACGAGTCGGAGTTAATATCAACGCACGAACATGGTTACTACGCACACGTTGACCGTTAGACAGTCGCTGCAAAATTGGCAGCACAAAACCCGCAGTCTTACCAGTTCCGGTTTGCGCAGCTGCCATCACATCTTTACCTGTGATAACCGCAGGGATCGCTTGCGCTTGGATTGGCGATGGCTCGGTATAACCTTGTTCGTCAATCGCTTTTAAAAGTGGAACGGATAGACCTAGGGAAGTGAAACTCATATACGGTGCTCGTAATAGAAGAGAGATGCAGACTTAAGCATACTCTATGAAATCAAAGGGTGCGTATTGTGAAGAGAGTTCCTGGATTATGCAAACTATTAATCGCGCATAACTAAATAGAAAAAAGCCAGCAGTGCTGGCTTGATAGAAGATGATAAGTGCTAATAACGGTTACTTGGCAATCAACCCGTATTCTTTATCAAGAACATCAATGATCTCTTGTTTTGGGTTTTCGCTCAGAGTGATTGCTTTACCTGTAATTTTCTCTGCAATACCAGTATAAGTGCGAGAAATATCCATCAACGCGTCGACTGGAAGCTCGTTATCACGCGCGAGTACATCACGCTCAGGCATGCGCTCTTTATTAAGAAGAACATCAGGGTCAGGGAAGTGGTTAAGAAGGAACTGACGGAAGCCCTCTTTTGAGTTTTCTACGATGTTACCTGCTAGATACTCTTTTGTGTCCCAAATACGTGAAGAATCTGGAGTACCGACTTCATCCATATAGATCAATTTTTCTACACCTTTTGAATCCGTTACGTAACCAAACTCAAATTTTGTATCTACGAAAGTCTGACCGACTTTTTCTAGTGCATCGCTAATGACACCAAAGCCTTCTTTTAACAGTTTTTCATACAGTGCAATATCTTCGGCATTTGAAAAGTTGAATGCAGAGTAGTTGTCGACAATGTTGTTGCGAGTAATGTTCACATCATCAGCTTCTGGTACGCCAGGGATACCTTTTAGAATGCCCTTAGTTGATGGTGTCATTAACAGCTCTGGAAGTTTTTTATCTTTCTCTAGACCTTCAGGAAGTTCAATACCGCAAAATTCACGTTCACCTTTGTCGTAGGCACGCCACATTGAGCCGGTAATGTATTGGCGGCAAATCGCTTCAATCATCACAGGTTTGGCTT
Protein-coding sequences here:
- a CDS encoding DUF294 nucleotidyltransferase-like domain-containing protein, with translation MEVELLEIQSFLSIHPPFDELPEEVMQHVTKHVEISYFRADTPIIHFGDPIHDLYVVRTGVVEVYRRKGELYNRLDEGDMFGQMGLLTNNKVRFPVKAIEDTLVYCIPEPIFQELYDEFDGFADFVEIDDKRRLRNAISVSNEENDLTTAKVRSLLTGDVPQIMRDETIQAAAVMMADQAVSSLLIMDPNIPDDDEEDRSQLIGIITDRDLCTRVLAAGLDPQAPLDTVMTTELVSLDHNAYVYEAMLTMLRYNVHHLPVLKDRKPIGVIETTDIIRYESQNSLLLVSSIFQQQTIEDLAALSEQVKDSFVRMVNEDANSHMVGSAMSVIGRSFKQRIIELAEEELGNAPIPYCFLALGSMGRDEQLIVTDQDNAIILDDSFEKEKHGEYFEKFAKFICDALDKCGYSYCTGDIMATNPEWRMTRREWEACFANWIDDPNPKALLNASIFFDLDGVYGRLKWAEQLNGFIVRRARKNNRFLACLARNALNRTPPLGFFQGFVMEKDGQHKNSINLKRRGTAPLADLIRVHAMAVGSRAKNSFERLDDIIDANILPKGRAKDLRDAMEFICMVRIRHQALDVEHGIEADNNIEPDNLSDFERRNLKDAFQILSNAQNFLKFRYQASNNFR
- a CDS encoding DEAD/DEAH box helicase; this translates as MSFTSLGLSVPLLKAIDEQGYTEPSPIQAQAIPAVITGKDVMAAAQTGTGKTAGFVLPILQRLSNGQRVRSNHVRALILTPTRELAAQVQENAFKYSRYTDLKSTVVFGGVKINPQMMALRNGVDVLVATPGRLLDLYQQNAIKFEQLEVLVLDEADRMLDMGFIRDIKKILALLPKQRQNLLFSATFSDEIRALAKELVNDPVEISVSPRNTTAETVEQCIYTTDKRKKAPLLVSLIKENNWKQVLIFARTKHGANRLSFHLDKQGISSAAIHGNKSQGARTRALEGFKNGEISTLVATDIAARGIDISHLPYVVNFDLPHVAADYVHRIGRTGRAGAVGEAVSLVCNDEVSELFAIERLIQKLLPRKEHPEYKAVNEVPESVLDTRPTKPKKPKKPKKPKTAQMNADKPEHADGQRSSSKRRGNKPVSKNPRHKQVRKFKPKTTQSDK
- a CDS encoding phosphoribosylaminoimidazolesuccinocarboxamide synthase — translated: MSLADQVLAVNDDLPIRTDKPVHSGKVRSVYWLTEEDSRRLIKEKGYDVAEDAPLAIMVISDRISAFDCIWRGEGGLKGVPGKGAALNAISNHWFKLFKDNGLADSHILDIPHPFVWIVQKAKPVMIEAICRQYITGSMWRAYDKGEREFCGIELPEGLEKDKKLPELLMTPSTKGILKGIPGVPEADDVNITRNNIVDNYSAFNFSNAEDIALYEKLLKEGFGVISDALEKVGQTFVDTKFEFGYVTDSKGVEKLIYMDEVGTPDSSRIWDTKEYLAGNIVENSKEGFRQFLLNHFPDPDVLLNKERMPERDVLARDNELPVDALMDISRTYTGIAEKITGKAITLSENPKQEIIDVLDKEYGLIAK